A window of the Phaseolus vulgaris cultivar G19833 chromosome 5, P. vulgaris v2.0, whole genome shotgun sequence genome harbors these coding sequences:
- the LOC137836084 gene encoding uncharacterized protein codes for MEEEEGVSDPWLGTDKLYHLLISFFLTFLFYAFASLTPFRRHAISIGSIFSLLAGAAKEAADHLGYFRSSGASLRDALADILGVFIASLALSLFPFSLRSPPPPHTRALSLV; via the coding sequence atggaggaagaagaaggagtCTCAGACCCATGGCTGGGAACGGACAAGCTCTACCACCTTctcatctctttctttctcaCTTTTCTCTTCTACGCCTTCGCTTCTCTCACTCCGTTCCGCCGCCACGCGATTTCCATCGGATCTATCTTCTCCCTCCTCGCCGGCGCCGCCAAAGAGGCCGCCGATCACCTCGGCTATTTCCGCTCTTCGGGGGCTTCTCTCAGGGACGCCCTTGCCGACATCCTCGGCGTCTTCATCGCTTCCCTcgctctctctctctttccctTCTCACTCCGATCCCCTCCGCCTCCTCACACGCGCGCCCTTTCCCTTGTTTGA
- the LOC137836082 gene encoding probable fucosyltransferase 8 isoform X1, with the protein MDKVGWGFKSFRTFLVVASITLPILITFTLIHQTSVFDLVQGFNVLAARAHNASNVVLKQGTQNATTTNVLQEEAQNALKQGLQNATVKTGEKDHNIVADSAPVDKVLGSKNQNATPGILEEPAQTLPLLDIGPKNNSFEDGENVLSLSTATISKDKLLDGLLVSSFDEASCFSRYRSYLYRKSSPHKPSKYLISKLRKYEHLHRSCGPSTKFYNKIMRKGTKFSKSDVSTKCKYLVWTAANGLGNRIVTLVAAFLYAILTDRVLLVKFGADMFGLFCEPFPDSSWLLPRSFPYWRDQKHIETYENILNSYKVNSSQVLLPPFLILNLQHTHDHHNNFFHCDPSQDLLRKISVLILRSDQYFVPSLFMIPSFSEGLSKMFPEKDTVFHHLGRYLLHPSNEAWEIIRKFYEAHLAKANERIGLQIRLFNTHRPPHQTVINEIVSCTLQHKLLPDFKFNTQKLVTSPLKKTSKAVLVASLFSEYGEKLKTMYQANRTVTREVIRVYQPSHEERQKSNDDMHNIKAWTEIYLLSLCDALVTSPKSTFGYVAHSLGGLKPWILRRAYNETVPDPPCRQAKSMEPCFHYPPKNDCRANSTVDFTSLFHHMKHCEDVSGGLKLVNGNH; encoded by the exons ATGGATAAAGTGGGGTGGGGTTTCAAGAGCTTCAGAACATTTTTGGTTGTGGCTTCTATAACCCTTCCTATTTTAATCACATTTACTCTCATACACCAAACCTCAGTTTTTGATCTCGTCCAAGGATTTAACGTTTTGGCTGCAAGAGCTCACAATGCTTCTAATGTTGTCTTGAAACAAGGAACTCAAAATGCTACCACTACTAATGTCCTACAAGAAGAAGCTCAAAATGCCTTAAAACAAGGGCTTCAAAATGCTACAGTTAAAACTGGGGAAAAGGATCATAATATTGTTGCAGACTCAGCTCCTGTTG ATAAGGTGTTGGGAAGCAAAAATCAGAATGCTACGCCTGGGATCTTAGAAGAACCAGCTCAGACACTACCTCTCTTAGATATTG GGCCAAAGAATAATTCATTTGAAGATGGGGAGAATGTTTTGTCCCTATCTACTGCCACCATTTCTAAAGACAAACTCCTTGATGGGCTTCTGGTTTCATCATTTGATGAAGCATCATGCTTTAGTAGATATCGATCTTACTTGTACCGCAAAAGTTCCCCTCACAAACCTTCTAAATATCTGATTTCCAAGCTACGAAAGTATGAACATCTTCATCGAAGTTGTGGACCTTCTACCAAATTCTACAACAAAATCATGAGAAAGGGCACAAAGTTTAGCAAAAGTGATGTTAGTACAAAGTGCAAATATCTTGTTTGGACAGCTGCAAATGGATTAGGGAACAGGATAGTAACCTTGGTTGCAGCATTTCTTTATGCTATCCTTACAGATCGTGTTCTGCTTGTCAAATTTGGGGCCGATATGTTTGGTCTTTTTTGTGAGCCATTTCCTGATTCCTCGTGGTTATTGCCCAGGAGTTTTCCTTATTGGAGAGATCAGAAACATATTGAAACATATGAAAACATATTAAATAGTTACAAGGTAAACAGTTCACAGGTACTTTTGCCACCATTTCTTATTCTTAATCTACAGCACACCCATGACCatcacaataatttttttcattgtgATCCAAGTCAAGATCTTCTTCGAAAAATTTCCGTGCTGATTTTACGGTCAGATCAATACTTTGTTCCTTCCCTTTTTATGATTCCATCATTTAGTGAAGGTCTAAGTAAAATGTTCCCTGAGAAAGACACTGTTTTTCACCATCTTGGACGTTACCTTCTTCACCCATCAAATGAAGCATGggaaattattagaaaattctATGAGGCGCATCTAGCCAAGGCAAATGAGAGGATTGGCCTGCAGATTAGGCTTTTTAATACTCATCGACCTCCACATCAAACTGTTATTAATGAAATAGTATCATGCACCCTTCAGCATAAGTTGCTGCCTGATTTCAAGTTCAACACACAAAAGTTAGTAACTTCTCCTTTGAAGAAGACCTCAAAAGCTGTTTTAGTGGCATCTTTATTCTCAGAATACGGGGAGAAGCTGAAGACTATGTATCAGGCAAATAGAACTGTGACCAGGGAGGTAATAAGAGTTTATCAGCCCAGTCATGAAGAGCGTCAAAAGTCAAATGATGACATGCACAACATTAAGGCATGGACCGAAATATATTTGCTGAGTTTGTGTGATGCATTGGTTACAAGCCCGAAATCTACTTTTGGTTATGTTGCTCATAGTCTTGGAGGTTTGAAGCCATGGATTTTGCGGAGGGCATATAATGAAACCGTCCCAGATCCACCTTGTCGACAAGCCAAGTCCATGGAGCCTTGTTTCCATTACCCTCCCAAAAATGATTGTAGGGCCAATAGCACAGTAGATTTTACTTCCCTTTTTCATCATATGAAGCATTGTGAAGATGTATCTGGTGGATTGAAGCTGGTTAATGGTAATCACTAG
- the LOC137836082 gene encoding galactoside 2-alpha-L-fucosyltransferase-like isoform X2, with the protein MLQLKLGKRIIILLQTQLLLVLGSKNQNATPGILEEPAQTLPLLDIGPKNNSFEDGENVLSLSTATISKDKLLDGLLVSSFDEASCFSRYRSYLYRKSSPHKPSKYLISKLRKYEHLHRSCGPSTKFYNKIMRKGTKFSKSDVSTKCKYLVWTAANGLGNRIVTLVAAFLYAILTDRVLLVKFGADMFGLFCEPFPDSSWLLPRSFPYWRDQKHIETYENILNSYKVNSSQVLLPPFLILNLQHTHDHHNNFFHCDPSQDLLRKISVLILRSDQYFVPSLFMIPSFSEGLSKMFPEKDTVFHHLGRYLLHPSNEAWEIIRKFYEAHLAKANERIGLQIRLFNTHRPPHQTVINEIVSCTLQHKLLPDFKFNTQKLVTSPLKKTSKAVLVASLFSEYGEKLKTMYQANRTVTREVIRVYQPSHEERQKSNDDMHNIKAWTEIYLLSLCDALVTSPKSTFGYVAHSLGGLKPWILRRAYNETVPDPPCRQAKSMEPCFHYPPKNDCRANSTVDFTSLFHHMKHCEDVSGGLKLVNGNH; encoded by the exons ATGCTACAGTTAAAACTGGGGAAAAGGATCATAATATTGTTGCAGACTCAGCTCCTGTTG GTGTTGGGAAGCAAAAATCAGAATGCTACGCCTGGGATCTTAGAAGAACCAGCTCAGACACTACCTCTCTTAGATATTG GGCCAAAGAATAATTCATTTGAAGATGGGGAGAATGTTTTGTCCCTATCTACTGCCACCATTTCTAAAGACAAACTCCTTGATGGGCTTCTGGTTTCATCATTTGATGAAGCATCATGCTTTAGTAGATATCGATCTTACTTGTACCGCAAAAGTTCCCCTCACAAACCTTCTAAATATCTGATTTCCAAGCTACGAAAGTATGAACATCTTCATCGAAGTTGTGGACCTTCTACCAAATTCTACAACAAAATCATGAGAAAGGGCACAAAGTTTAGCAAAAGTGATGTTAGTACAAAGTGCAAATATCTTGTTTGGACAGCTGCAAATGGATTAGGGAACAGGATAGTAACCTTGGTTGCAGCATTTCTTTATGCTATCCTTACAGATCGTGTTCTGCTTGTCAAATTTGGGGCCGATATGTTTGGTCTTTTTTGTGAGCCATTTCCTGATTCCTCGTGGTTATTGCCCAGGAGTTTTCCTTATTGGAGAGATCAGAAACATATTGAAACATATGAAAACATATTAAATAGTTACAAGGTAAACAGTTCACAGGTACTTTTGCCACCATTTCTTATTCTTAATCTACAGCACACCCATGACCatcacaataatttttttcattgtgATCCAAGTCAAGATCTTCTTCGAAAAATTTCCGTGCTGATTTTACGGTCAGATCAATACTTTGTTCCTTCCCTTTTTATGATTCCATCATTTAGTGAAGGTCTAAGTAAAATGTTCCCTGAGAAAGACACTGTTTTTCACCATCTTGGACGTTACCTTCTTCACCCATCAAATGAAGCATGggaaattattagaaaattctATGAGGCGCATCTAGCCAAGGCAAATGAGAGGATTGGCCTGCAGATTAGGCTTTTTAATACTCATCGACCTCCACATCAAACTGTTATTAATGAAATAGTATCATGCACCCTTCAGCATAAGTTGCTGCCTGATTTCAAGTTCAACACACAAAAGTTAGTAACTTCTCCTTTGAAGAAGACCTCAAAAGCTGTTTTAGTGGCATCTTTATTCTCAGAATACGGGGAGAAGCTGAAGACTATGTATCAGGCAAATAGAACTGTGACCAGGGAGGTAATAAGAGTTTATCAGCCCAGTCATGAAGAGCGTCAAAAGTCAAATGATGACATGCACAACATTAAGGCATGGACCGAAATATATTTGCTGAGTTTGTGTGATGCATTGGTTACAAGCCCGAAATCTACTTTTGGTTATGTTGCTCATAGTCTTGGAGGTTTGAAGCCATGGATTTTGCGGAGGGCATATAATGAAACCGTCCCAGATCCACCTTGTCGACAAGCCAAGTCCATGGAGCCTTGTTTCCATTACCCTCCCAAAAATGATTGTAGGGCCAATAGCACAGTAGATTTTACTTCCCTTTTTCATCATATGAAGCATTGTGAAGATGTATCTGGTGGATTGAAGCTGGTTAATGGTAATCACTAG
- the LOC137836085 gene encoding uncharacterized protein isoform X1 — MKSFNINGSTLSLALYTDVANSKELLESMQTGTLEPEVAFLNALLIPNIFPVLAAAHKTLVAKSRDSLTTRTPHSELVYNYSGSKHITESLKRCGISDSTTYILAARLDASPDEVQAIQKLINGKEIDLEELEGRANLSQIQKHYKISASELGVSSLADAIVCRIAARDAL; from the exons ATGAAGTCGTTCAATATAAATGGAAGTACTCTCTCTCTTGCACTCTACACTGATGTAGCCAATTCAAA AGAACTCTTGGAAAGTATGCAAACCGGGACTCTGGAGCCAGAAGTTGCATTCCTCAATGCTTTACTT ATTCCAAATATTTTCCCTGTTCTAGCGGCTGCACACAAGACACTTGTAGCCAAGTCACGAGACTCATTGACCACACGCACTCCTCATTCAGAGCTCGTTTACAACTACTCAGGGTCCAAGCAT ATTACTGaatctttgaaaagatgtgGCATCTCTGACAGCACAACTTATATCCTTGCTGCTCGACTTGATGCTTCTCCTGATGAG GTACAAGCTATACAGAAGCTCATCAATGGCAAAGAGATTGACCTGGAGGAGCTAGAAGGGAGAGCAAACCTATCGCAGATACAGAAG CATTACAAGATATCTGCATCGGAACTTGGAGTATCATCACTTGCTGATGCAATAGTTTGCCGAATAGCTGCTCGTGATGCCTTGTGA
- the LOC137836085 gene encoding uncharacterized protein isoform X2 encodes MQTGTLEPEVAFLNALLIPNIFPVLAAAHKTLVAKSRDSLTTRTPHSELVYNYSGSKHITESLKRCGISDSTTYILAARLDASPDEVQAIQKLINGKEIDLEELEGRANLSQIQKHYKISASELGVSSLADAIVCRIAARDAL; translated from the exons ATGCAAACCGGGACTCTGGAGCCAGAAGTTGCATTCCTCAATGCTTTACTT ATTCCAAATATTTTCCCTGTTCTAGCGGCTGCACACAAGACACTTGTAGCCAAGTCACGAGACTCATTGACCACACGCACTCCTCATTCAGAGCTCGTTTACAACTACTCAGGGTCCAAGCAT ATTACTGaatctttgaaaagatgtgGCATCTCTGACAGCACAACTTATATCCTTGCTGCTCGACTTGATGCTTCTCCTGATGAG GTACAAGCTATACAGAAGCTCATCAATGGCAAAGAGATTGACCTGGAGGAGCTAGAAGGGAGAGCAAACCTATCGCAGATACAGAAG CATTACAAGATATCTGCATCGGAACTTGGAGTATCATCACTTGCTGATGCAATAGTTTGCCGAATAGCTGCTCGTGATGCCTTGTGA
- the LOC137836088 gene encoding uncharacterized protein, translated as MGIFRSCFSFIAGTVCGVYIAQNYQVPNVTKLADTALFMAKVVEEKYRKPNKRDDDDA; from the coding sequence ATGGGTATATTTAGGAGTTGCTTCTCTTTCATAGCAGGGACAGTATGTGGGGTTTACATAGCTCAGAATTATCAAGTTCCTAACGTCACGAAGTTAGCTGACACTGCCTTGTTCATGGCAAAAGTTGTGGAGGAAAAATACCGCAAGCCCAATAAGAGGGATGATGATGATGCTTAG
- the LOC137836086 gene encoding putative receptor-like protein kinase At1g80870, with product MPSRPFPPTSPTKTKALFLALTISACVVIFCSILYFLYHLWLSLVHRAKTIPFDASAPLKLQRFSYKDLKQATNGFDTANVIGKGGSGTVFRGVLKDGKFIAIKRLDALSLQSEREFQNELQILGGLRSPFLVTLLGYCVEKNKRLLVYEYMPNRSLQESLFGDEGSSLSWESRFCIILDVARAMEFLHLGCDPPVIHGDIKPSNVLLDSEWRGKISDFGLSRIKVEGEFGVDLFSQDLGRSQDLWKSQDLSGNLTNLTAETPAIGTPVESVSEVDFALALQASSSSKNSRTCFKVKALNLSSLNYNANISSESEIRSVNAKGKEISALERDDWNGKFFPCDDELSSIDYSKELTVNASPLVDDEKANGKQWGKDWWWRQDGSGELCSKDYVMEWIGSQICPSNPDWDHGKNNVHEKVELETSSPKDKDQDAIAPQSQVFGIGNNTTENGIEKKESRGKKNHKKKHRKMQEWWREEHLAELSKKTNKLKNLHTKWKKGMKVPHFDLGRRFYICKRKKFGEEVEDECDQNGEFSFRRGWKKKSTRSIGSDMWSGDLFSRELSSTTSMRGTLCYVAPEYGGCGFLMEKADIYSFGVLILVIVSGRRPLHVLASPMKLEKANLISWCRHLAQAGNILELVDERLKEDFNKDQASLCINLALTCLQKIPELRLDIGDIVKILKREMDLPPLPFELSPSPPSKLYGKSRRKQKSTAE from the coding sequence ATGCCTTCAAGACCCTTCCCTCCCACAAGTCCCACCAAAACCAAGGCCCTCTTCCTAGCACTCACCATTTCAGCTTGTGTTGTGATTTTCTGCTCAATACTCTACTTCCTCTACCATCTGTGGCTTTCTCTAGTTCACAGGGCTAAGACCATCCCCTTTGATGCAAGTGCTCCCTTGAAGCTCCAAAGATTCTCATACAAAGATTTAAAGCAAGCCACCAATGGCTTTGACACTGCCAATGTAATTGGCAAAGGCGGCTCTGGCACTGTTTTCAGAGGCGTACTTAAAGACGGCAAGTTTATTGCCATCAAGCGCCTGGACGCATTGTCTTTGCAGTCAGAGAGAGAGTTTCAAAACGAACTGCAGATTCTTGGAGGGTTAAGGTCACCATTCTTGGTGACCCTTTTGGGTTACTGTGTGGAAAAGAACAAAAGACTGTTGGTGTATGAGTACATGCCCAACAGAAGCTTGCAGGAGTCTCTCTTTGGAGATGAGGGTTCGAGTTTGAGTTGGGAGAGCAGGTTTTGTATAATATTGGATGTTGCTAGAGCTATGGAGTTCTTGCACCTTGGATGTGATCCTCCAGTGATCCATGGTGATATAAAGCCAAGCAATGTTCTGCTTGATTCAGAGTGGCGTGGAAAGATCTCCGATTTTGGCTTGTCAAGGATTAAGGTGGAGGGTGAGTTTGGTGTTGACTTGTTTAGCCAGGACCTTGGGAGGAGCCAGGATCTATGGAAAAGCCAAGATCTTTCAGGTAATCTGACTAATTTGACTGCAGAAACTCCTGCTATTGGTACTCCAGTTGAGAGTGTCAGTGAAGTAGATTTTGCTCTAGCTTTGCAAGCCTCTTCTTCATCTAAAAATAGTAGGACTTGCTTTAAAGTTAAAGCTTTGAATTTGAGTTCTTTGAATTATAATGCCAATATTTCCAGTGAAAGTGAAATCAGGAGTGTGAATGCAAAGGGTAAGGAAATTTCAGCTTTGGAAAGAGATGATTGGAATGGTAAGTTTTTTCCTTGTGATGATGAGCTTTCTAGCATTGATTATAGTAAGGAGTTAACAGTGAATGCTTCTCCTTTGGTGGATGATGAGAAGGCAAATGGGAAACAATGGGGAAAGGACTGGTGGTGGAGACAGGATGGAAGTGGAGAGTTATGTAGTAAAGACTATGTTATGGAGTGGATTGGGAGTCAGATTTGTCCATCGAACCCTGATTGGGATCATGGTAAGAACAATGTTCACGAGAAAGTAGAGTTAGAAACTTCAAGTCCAAAGGATAAAGATCAAGATGCAATTGCACCTCAATCACAGGTGTTTGGGATAGGAAACAATACTACAGAAAATGGGATTGAGAAAAAAGAGTCAAGGGGAaagaaaaatcacaaaaagaaacaCAGGAAGATGCAAGAGTGGTGGAGAGAAGAGCATCTCGCTGAATTAAGCAAGAAGACAAATAAACTGAAAAATCTTCACACTAAATGGAAGAAAGGCATGAAAGTGCCCCATTTTGATTTGGGTAGAAGGTTTTATATTTGCAAACGTAAGAAGTTTGGAGAGGAGGTTGAGGATGAATGTGATCAAAATGGGGAGTTTAGCTTCAGAAGAGGCTGGAAGAAAAAAAGTACTCGTTCCATTGGTAGTGACATGTGGAGTGGAGATCTTTTCAGCCGCGAGCTCAGCAGCACAACTAGCATGAGGGGGACACTCTGTTATGTGGCACCAGAATATGGAGGGTGTGGATTCTTGATGGAGAAAGCTGATATTTATAGTTTTGGAGTTTTGATTCTTGTAATTGTGTCAGGTAGGAGACCGTTACATGTTCTTGCATCACCTATGAAGCTAGAGAAAGCTAACCTAATAAGCTGGTGTAGACACTTGGCTCAAGCTGGTAACATTTTAGAACTTGTGGATGAGAGATTGAAAGAAGATTTCAACAAGGACCAAGCAAGCCTGTGTATCAACTTGGCACTCACTTGCTTACAGAAAATTCCTGAGTTGAGGCTTGATATTGGGGATAT